Genomic window (Kiritimatiellia bacterium):
GATCCAGGCGGACGACAAAGCCACGCAGAGCAATTTTCCGGCTTCGCTGACATTTTCGGAAAGATTGGCGCTGGACTGCCCGTCATAATCCGGGGAACGGCTCAAAACCAGAAGTTGGCGCGACAACTGCACGCCCCGCTGGGTTTCACTCAAAATGACTCCGATAGAATCATGGAGGGTGCGCTGGTCTCCGCCGAAACGCTGCATCAGGGAGGCATGGCCGGAAATTGCGCTTAAAATATTGGAAAAGTCATGCGCGACCCCCCCGGCGATGCGTCCAAGCAGCTGCAGTTTGGCGGTCTGCTGACGCCGGACATGCTCGGCATGCATTTCGGTGATATCGCTGACCAGCACCAGGATCAGCCCCTCCACCGGCTGGGAACGGAAACGCAGCATCCGCAATCCGGAAGATGAAACGCTTTCGCTTTCAATTTCCGCGGGGCTGGCGCGGTGCAACAAACGGGCCGCATTTTCCTCCGTCAAGGAAGGGAAAATCTCCCGGATAAAAAGACGTTTGCCGGTTTTAACATGAACGGCGGAAAGATTGCGCGCGGCGGAATTTATCCCTTCAATGCGCCCCTGATAATCCAGCGCCAGCAACCCGTCCGCAAGGTAATTCATCCTATTGATAATCCTCGCAATACGGTGCCGGCTTTCGCATTCGGCCGTGGCGGAAATGGCAAGGAGGCCGAGCGCGCCGGAAAGAAACATCAACCCCATGGTGAGCGCCCAGACGGCCAGGCCGAAGCCATGCACGACATGCTCCTGGTCCGGGAGCAAAAAGCGTTCGGTCGTAAAATCAATAACCTGCCAGGTGGCAATAGCGGCAATGGAAAACAGGACGACAAGCAGAATGGCGTAATTGCGGGCGCCTTTGGGAAAAAGTTTCATGTGCATGTCAAGGTTATCCGGTTATCACGGTTCACGATTGTTCCGGCGGGAGCGGTTGCGCTGAACAGTTGCCATGTCAATGCGTCCCGGCATCAGACGGCGGCGCGGCGGAAGGCTGCGCGTTTCCCTCCGCAGCCGGCGTAACAGGGGCAACAGGAGAAACAGGGGCGGCGGTAGAGTCCGGGGCGGCAGGAGACGGCGAATCGGCGGGCACTGCCGGCGCAAAGCCGGATGACGGGGTGAAAAGGTTGGTGGCAAGCGGCTGGGCATCAGCCTGATTGGTGGCTGCATTGCCAACCGCAAGCAGGGGTGCCTGCTCAAACTTATTGACGGTCAACTGCGCGATTGCTTCCATGCCGGTGAGCGGTTTATCTTCGTCAAGAATTGTCGGCGTCAGCATGATCAGCAGATTTTTCTTTTCATCCACGTCTTCCGTGTGCCGGAAAAGCAGGCCAAGCAAAGGAATATCGCCCAGGAGCGGCACGCGTTTTTCAGCCTTGCTCTTTTTGTTTTCAACGAGGCCGCCGATGACCACCGTATGCGCGCTGGGCACATTCACCCGGGTTGAGATACGCCGCGTGCTGATCACCGGATAAACCGAGCCCTGGGCCGTGGTAATATCCTTGACCCAGACGGTCATTTCCGGCTCAATTGTCATGCGGACGCTTTCGTTCGCCACGTCTATTTCGGGAATGACCCAGAGTTTCAGCCCCAGGTCAACGGGAGCGGCGTCCTCCGAATAATTTTCCGATATATTCACGCCGGTGCCGTCCTTGGTTTTTTTAAGGCTTATGCGCCAGGTTTGTTCGCCGACATGGATTTTGGCCTCCACCCGGTTGCCGACAATCAGCACCGGATGCGAGAGCATGTCGGCATTACCGGTCTGTTTAAGCGCGCTTAAATAAAGCGCCACGTCGGTGGCGGAAAGCACCATTGCGCCCATTTTGCCCTCGCTGAACGTGTCCACCACATTGTCGCGCCGGTCCAGAGTAATATCCCGGCCGACATCAACTATATCGTCAATTTCCCGCGTGGGCGTGAGGGTGGTTTTCTGGACCCAGTTTCCAGATCCAGGGGGGGATTCCTCCCACGTGGTAGTGCTCTCCTCGTATGGCATCCCGTCCTTGTCATAACGGGGTTTCAAGGTGTCTTTCCTCTGGCGCTTGTCCCACTGATTATTGCGGGCGTCGGTAGATGCGGTTTCGGTGCGGTCGTCTGAAAATTTCCACTGCGCGTCCTGAAGGGAAGCCCCCACCCCGAACCTTTCAAGCATGCCCCAGTCAAAACCCAGCTTCTGGTTGTAGGAAACGCCCACGTCAATGATGCGCGCCTCAATGAAAACCTGCGGCTCGCGCCGGTCAAGCTGCGCGATCAGGGCTTCCACCTTGTCAACATACTCCTTGATGTCGCTGACCACAATGGCGGTGGTGATGCTCGGATTCTGGGTAACGCCCTCGCTCGCGTTGCCGGTGGATTTCAAACTGACCTTGTCCTGCTCCTTGCTCTGGCTGGTGATGATGGCGCCGCGCGGCGAAAGGATCTTCAAGAGCTTGATCTGCTCAATCAAGTCAACCGCGCTGAGATATTTGGGCATAAAAGTCCTGGTAACGAGGGGCTTGGTTTCCTCTATCTGCTGGATTTTATCCCGGTACATTTCGGAAGTGACCACCATCAGGATACCGGAAGGATCCTCTATCATCGCCAGATTGACGGAACCCAAGGCCAGCTTCAAAGCCGTTTTCCACTCCACGTTCTTGAGATTGGCCGTGACAAAAACATTCGTAAAGGAGCCGGAAGTGATGATGTTGGCGCCGGATATCTGGGCAAACATGTTGACCACGTCCTGGACCGGAACATTGTCCAGGGAAATTGAAATCAAATTCGTATTCGCGCCCGCCAGCGCCCCGGCCGCCGACACATCGCCGCCCACCGGCAACTCAATGGCGCGGCCGTTGCCGTTCTGCGCTTCCGGAGACTGCCCTTCAGCCGCCGCGGCCGGCGCGTTTGGAAGAGAGGCTTGCCCGCCGGCGCCGTTCACGGTTGCGGTTTCCGCAGTCGGGCACGGGGATTGGCTTTCCCCGGCGGGCGCTTGCGCGGCCTGCCCGGCGTTTTGCGGCTCAACGCCGTTTTCCTGGGCGTAAGCCAGGTATAAAACGGCCATGACCAATCCGCAGACCATT
Coding sequences:
- a CDS encoding histidine kinase dimerization/phospho-acceptor domain-containing protein, encoding MHMKLFPKGARNYAILLVVLFSIAAIATWQVIDFTTERFLLPDQEHVVHGFGLAVWALTMGLMFLSGALGLLAISATAECESRHRIARIINRMNYLADGLLALDYQGRIEGINSAARNLSAVHVKTGKRLFIREIFPSLTEENAARLLHRASPAEIESESVSSSGLRMLRFRSQPVEGLILVLVSDITEMHAEHVRRQQTAKLQLLGRIAGGVAHDFSNILSAISGHASLMQRFGGDQRTLHDSIGVILSETQRGVQLSRQLLVLSRSPDYDGQSSANLSENVSEAGKLLCVALSSAWIVKTEIAGVFPVVPLSPSQIVQIVLNLGLLAADALKKPGKITIELKPPDDALRDARRFAAVITMVASANNQTSTHSLETGAIDTTGIIPSVVRALVEEAGGRLDELYAAEGKSVYKICLPRASRTDNPALTPVKSIIKGSFRLKQWRILLVSAGERLAWLAKMLADLGAVVDRKTTVEAAFSFIDQAVKPDVIIADRSCFGEDAAGLLKAVRKICPVSGMIIVSPRAENEDLRNEDGFVFLEPDSSGDTWLDAVVNSISLAPPQK